AAGATGTGGGCCTGAGGCAACAGGCTCACGGGATGCATCCCCCCAAAACAATATGATCATTGTATCAAAATATGAGCTTGTTGAGAAGTTGCCCGGCGTTTTGTGTGAGTCAAGCCATAGTGGGCAGGATTTTTTTGTCTCCAAAATAAGACTTCTGGTTTCCTCTTCTTGAAAGCGTTTTATTTTTGTATGATTCCTTTCTTCCACTCGATTTTTGCCTCATCCGCGAAGGGCTTTTAAGGCCAGCCCGGTAGGGCTGCTTTGATATGGCCCGTGCAACAGGCGGATCGTCCCGTTTATATAGCCTTTTGCCTGCTCTTTCACTTCCCGTAGCAAGTCCTTCACTCGGACCATTGGGTTGGGCTGTAACACTTGCTTCTTCGCTATCGCCTGGCCGCTCAAACGACTTCCCTCTTGTCGTGCCATAATGGCTCGCAACATCGCTTGTACTCCCCGTACACTCCAACTGTAGCCGCCTCGTTTGGTCCTTTTTGCCATCACCCGCATTTGCGCTTCCGCACTCCCCATTGGACGCATGCCCGTCGTGTCGATACCAGCTTCACCCAGAACCTTTCGATAGTCGATAAGATGCCTTCGATGCCGCCGTAAATAGGCCACGTATTTCCGCCATTCGTTCCGGTGCTCTTCCAGAATCTTTTCCTCCGGTACGGACTCTACTGTCGCCAGCAAGATATCCGCTTCAAAGGCCGCCAACGCCTGCCTTACCGTCTGCCACGTCTCTGGCAACTGACCCAGGAATCGGCGCAATTCTCGCGCCACATGAAAGCGATCCAGTGTGTAAATACAGCGGTGAAAGTAGGATTCGCATTCTCCAATCCAATTGGCCCCATCCCCATTGACTACGATCCATGTGTTTTCATCCATGTCGTAATGACGAACCAGAAAGTCGCCAAACCCTTCCCAGAACTCTCCCTTCGTCGTATGCAGGTAATGGCGTTTCGACCTAAGCCGCACTCGGTCCCCCTCTTGTTCCCATCCTTCGTGCACAATCGCCATTCGATTTTCCATTCCCCGCTGGCGTTGCCTCTGCAATGAGGTGTAAAGTCCATCCACTTCCACAAACAATACGCGAACCGACCTTCGGGTCGCTTTCGACACGATGGTTGATGCTTGTTCAACCCGCGTGATTAGTTTGTCCCGAATGGCCTCATGGCTCAGTACCCGATACCCCAGTAACGCTTCCAAGCGTTTTGCGCTGTCCCGGTACGAGGGGCCTTGGCTAGCAAATTCGATCGCTATCTCTTCCAAAAACGGGCTTAGCTTCTCCCGCCCGTCAAAGGCCAGCATACGATCCAACAAATACACATGTTGACCCTTCACGCGATCCTGATACAATCGCCGTTTGAATCGAACCGTACCAAAGAGCGTGTCGATCTGGACTTCTCGTTGGTCCTTCAGCCGAAAGCGTGAATGATCCCGTTGATGCATCAGATACTCGTCCAACGCTTCCAAAATATAAGCCATACCGGCAGCGAACTGTTCCTGCAACGTTCGAAACAACAACGTTTCAAGCTCTTTCATTGTGGGAAATTCCGTGGTAAACTTGCTCACAGGGTTTCTCCTCCTTGGTGTGTTTGGTTTTGGCGCTTTACACTTTACCAAGAAGAGAAGCCCTTTTCTATACCCTCCAACTGATTTTTCTTCAAAAATTTCTTTTCGGTTTGCCCACGAACATTTTACTCATACGGCGTTTTTCGTTCGATGTGCAGAGGTGGTTCCCTCTCCTTGCTGTGGAGAAGAGATGAACGTTATTGGTAGCCGGAGGAGGAAG
This sequence is a window from Brevibacillus composti. Protein-coding genes within it:
- a CDS encoding ISLre2 family transposase yields the protein MSKFTTEFPTMKELETLLFRTLQEQFAAGMAYILEALDEYLMHQRDHSRFRLKDQREVQIDTLFGTVRFKRRLYQDRVKGQHVYLLDRMLAFDGREKLSPFLEEIAIEFASQGPSYRDSAKRLEALLGYRVLSHEAIRDKLITRVEQASTIVSKATRRSVRVLFVEVDGLYTSLQRQRQRGMENRMAIVHEGWEQEGDRVRLRSKRHYLHTTKGEFWEGFGDFLVRHYDMDENTWIVVNGDGANWIGECESYFHRCIYTLDRFHVARELRRFLGQLPETWQTVRQALAAFEADILLATVESVPEEKILEEHRNEWRKYVAYLRRHRRHLIDYRKVLGEAGIDTTGMRPMGSAEAQMRVMAKRTKRGGYSWSVRGVQAMLRAIMARQEGSRLSGQAIAKKQVLQPNPMVRVKDLLREVKEQAKGYINGTIRLLHGPYQSSPTGLALKALRG